From a single Pyxicephalus adspersus chromosome 11, UCB_Pads_2.0, whole genome shotgun sequence genomic region:
- the LOC140341206 gene encoding uncharacterized protein: MNSQLSFLFFLCAFIGPCHCLSCLTCVGTTSCVGSYVTCLSGYSCGLAYQEVTEDVTSYKNYIRSCVPTNKCNKVGSITYFGGKMKMGISCCNTDNCTPLLPQWPADSSQTNGLVCPTCRSQNQYTCTPQMNIQCTGSEQTCIYESAMTAASSESALGCASPDLCNVGDYSYSYGSQNIFMGFYCFSGTNDAFSDTSCIVCSSSNSLTCTGPSRTMPSNYMCASAYRITTTNGVKTYEVVRSWAPVSKCNVAGTMTVSGTRILVGISCCDGGSCNPSITDTTATSTVSNKVKCETCYSSTSSSCQSSNVMTCTGDETQCVTYATTISSGSIPGSSSSVQGCGVKTMCDVQSFSFVLDYMTVEHRFTCVPTTNGGNSIVAPRRGLVSFPFFSTIAVILILNQFNKYS; encoded by the exons ATGAACAGCCAGCTCagtttcctcttctttctttgtgCCTTCATAGGACCAT GTCATTGTCTTTCATGTCTCACATGTGTGGGAACAACTTCTTGTGTGGGATCTTACGTGACCTGTCTATCGGGTTACAGCTGCGGCTTGGCCTATCAAGAAGTCACTGAAG ATGTTACCAGCTATAAAAACTATATAAGATCATGTGTACCGACAAACAAGTGTAATAAAGTTGGCTCCATCACCTACTTCGGAGGCAAAATGAAGATGGGGATTTCATGCTGCAACACTGATAACTGCACTCCACTTCTACCCCaat GGCCAGCTGACAGTTCCCAGACCAATGGACTGGTTTGTCCAACATGCAGATCTCAAAATCAGTACACGTGTACACCACAGATGAATATACAATGTACCGGCAGTGAGCAAACTTGCATATATGAATCTGCAATGACTGCAG CTTCTAGTGAAAGTGCACTGGGCTGTGCTTCCCCAGATCTCTGTAATGTAGGGGACTATTCCTACTCATATGgtagtcaaaatatttttatgggatTCTACTGTTTCTCTGGAACCAACGACGCTTTCTCAG acaCCTCATGTATCGTCTGCTCATCATCTAATTCCTTAACATGTACTGGCCCATCAAGGACAATGCCTTCAAATTACATGTGTGCATCTGCTTACAGGATAACCACCACAA ATGGAGTAAAAACATATGAGGTCGTCCGATCTTGGGCTCCTGTAAGCAAGTGTAATGTCGCTGGTACTATGACTGTGTCTGGCACCAGGATCTTGGTTGGTATAAGTTGCTGTGATGGAGGCAGCTGTAACCCATCAATAACAGACA CAACAGCTACAAGCACAGTATCAAACAAAGTGAAATGTGAAACGTGTTACTCTTCAACCTCAAGCTCTTGTCAGTCTTCCAATGTCATGACCTGCACAGGAGATGAGACCCAGTGTGTGACATATGCGACGACAATCAGTTCAG GATCGATCCCAGGATCATCATCTTCAGTTCAGGGCTGTGGTGTTAAAACCATGTGTGATGTTCAAAGCTTTTCCTTTGTTCTGGATTATATGACAGTTGAACATCGTTTTACCTGTGTTCCCACCACCAATGGAGGGAACAGCATTGTCGCTCCCAGAAGAGGGCTAGTCAGTTTCCCGTTTTTTTCTACAATTGCTGTCATCCTTATCCTTaatcagtttaataaatattcctaa